The Pseudomonas sp. Marseille-Q3773 DNA window TCGCCACGCCGCGATTGCCAGCGGCCAGCTGCAGGTGCGGATCTGGAACGACCCCGGGCATACCTTCCATGCCAAGGGGGTGTGGGTCGACCAACGCTATTCGTTATTGACCGGCAATAACCTCAACCCCCGCGGCTTCAACCTGGACCTGGAGAACGGCCTGCTCATCGATGACCCGCACGGCCAATGGCGGGAGCCTCGGGAGGCCGAGTTGGTCGCGCTGCGCCGGCATGCGCCGCAGATCGACCCGGCGCAAGCGCTGGGGAGCAAGGCCGAGCATCCGAAGGAAGTACGCACGCTCTTGCGTCGGCTACGCTTCAGCCGGTTGGAGCCGTTGATCAAACGGGTCCTTTGAGATTTCGTTCGTGTCTGATGAATTCCCGGGGTCTTGGGGTCCGGTCGTCGTCCGGATCGATCAGCAGCCAACTGCTGACAGTCAATGCTCTGGAACACGGTAAAAGGCGCCCACTGAATGGATGCAACCTTCGGCAGTAATTCGTCGCGCAGTCAGGTGGTTCGGCAGTTGACGCTGGTCTTTTCCAGCCTGCTGTTGTTGATTTTGCTGCTGGGCCTGGTTTCCTTGTACCGCATCGCCGAGTCACTGGATGCGCGCGAACGAACCCAGAGCCGGTTTCACGCCGAGTCGGCACTGGCTCAATTGCAGAAGAACGAACGCAACTACCTGGTCTCCTATGCCGTGTGGCAAGCCGCATACGATCACTTGGCTGGCCGCGTGGACCGGCACTGGGCCTACGACGAGGATAACCTGGGCGAGACGCTCTACAGCACGGACGGCTATGAAGGGGTGTTCGTCCTGGGTGACGATGGCACCCACTACGCGTTGCTGGAAGGGCAGCTCAGCGAACAACGCTTCGAACGCCACAGCGGCAGCCGCGCCCAGGTTCTGCAACGGGCCCGGCAGGCGACGACGCAGGAGCAACAGGCAGCCTCCGGCTACCTGGTGTTCGATGGCCAGCCGGCGCTGTTCACCGCAGCGGTCATCCGCCCGTCCTCGGCCGCGCAGCCGCTGCCGGCCTCTGGCGCAGTGCTGGTGTTCGTGCGGGTGCTCAGCCCGAAGGTGCTCGGTCAACTGGGGCGCTCTGCCGGGTTGGCCGGCTTTGCCGTGGTTGCCGCAAGCCAGGTGCAGGCAGATCAGGAGCGCTTGCCCCTGGAGGACAGTGGCTACGCCCTGACCTGGCATATCGAGCAGCCTGGGACGGAGCTGCTCAAGACGGTCCTGTTGCCCCTGGCCCTGGCGTTGCTGATCATCGCCCTGGTCATGCTGTTGTTCGCCCGCTATGCCATGCGTGCCACCGCCAGCATGGACCGTAGCCACCACGCGCTGGCGGCCTCGAAAGCCGCCCTGGAGTCCAGTGAAGCGCGCTTCAAGGCAGTGGCCGAGGCCGCATCGGACTGGATCTGGGAAACCGATGCGCAGCAGCGCCTGACTTATCTTTCACCGCGCTTTACCGAGCTGACCGGGCATACCTTGGAGCGCTGGCTGCAACGCCCCATCAGCGACCTGTTCGATTGTGATACCGGCCAGGTCGAGACCTGGCTGCACAGCCTCGCCGGCAGCGAATCGACCGGCAACCTGCGTTGCCAGTACCGGGATCATCAGGAGCAACGCCGGGAGTGCCGGATCGCTGCCAAGGCCATCATCGAACACAAGACCTGCCGGGGTTTCCGCGGTACCTGCACGGACATCACCGACGAGGTGGCGGCCCATGCGCAGGTTCAGCACCTGTCGCTGCACGATGCGCTTACCGGCCTGCCCAACCGCAACAAGCTGTTCCGCTTCCTGGATGATGCCAGGGGCGGCGAGCAGGCGTTGCTGATGCTCGACCTGGACAATTTCAAGCCGATCAACGACAGCCTCGGCCACCCGGCCGGGGATGCCGTGCTGATCGAAGTGGCCCGCCGGCTGGGCCAGGTGACCCGCGACACCGACCTGGTGGCACGCCTGGGCGGTGACGAGTTCGTCATCGTGCTGGCCCGGCCGGGCAAACACGATGAAGTGGACCGCTTTTGCGCGCGGGTCATCGAAACCCTCAAGCGCCCGATCACCTTCGAGCAACACAAGGTCCAGGTCGGGGTCAGCCTCGGGGTGGTGTTGTCCGCAGAATATCCCGGCTCCGCCAGTGACCTGATCCGTTATGCCGATGTCGCCTTGTACAGCGCGAAGCAGGCCGGCAAGCATACCTGGCGCTACTTCTCGGCACAGTTGAACTCGGCATTGCTGGAAAAGCGCGAGCTGGAGCGTGAATTGCGCGAAGGCATCGCCCGTGGCGAGCTGCGCTTGCATTTCCAGCCGCGCTTCAAGGTGGATGGGGTAACGGTGGCCTCTGCCGAGGCGCTGGTGCGCTGGCAACATCCACGGCTCGGCCTGCTGCGGCCGGACCACTTCATTGCCCTGGCCGAGGAGTCCGACCTGATCGTGCAACTGGGCAACTGGGTACTCCAGGAGGCATGCAGGCTGGCGCGTGGCTGGCCGCTGGAAATCCTGGTCTCGGTCAACATGTCGCCGGCACAGTTCAGCCGCAGCGACGTGGTGCGGGACGTGGCTGACGCACTGCGGCACACCGGCCTGCCTGCCCACCGCCTGGAGCTGGAGATTACCGAGAACGTCATGCTCAATGACGTGGAAGGTGCCCTGCAGACCATGAATGCGTTGAAGGAGCTGGGGGTACGCCTGAACATCGATGACTTCGGTACCGGCTATTCCTCCCTGGGTTACCTGCGTACCTACCCGTTCGACAGCATCAAGATCGACAAACGCTTCGTCCAGTCGTTGGGCACCAGCAGCAGTGACCGCAGCGTGGTGCAGGCTATCATCAACCTGGGTAACGCGATGGGCATGACGGTCACGGCCGAAGGCGTGGAGACTGCGGAGCAGTTGGCACTGCTCAATGATGACCAGTGCCATGAAGTGCAGGGCTACCTGCTGAGCAGGCCGGTGGAAAACCAGGTTTTACTGGCGCTGCTGGGCGCGGGCGAGATCCAACCCCGGGAGACTTCCCAGAAGGTGGATCCATCTTGACCACGCGTAAGTCGCCTCTCTGAAAATTCATCGCGAGCGCATACAATCGGGCCTTTTCCTCGTTAACCAGACAGGCCAATCCGTCCATGGCGCTTGATCCACCCACGATGCTGACCATTTCGATCGCCTTGGCTGCTGCCGCCGCGTTGTACCTTGCGATCGAATGGCGCAGTGTCCGCGAGCCGTCGCTGCTGTTCTGGAGCGCAGGCTTTGCCACCATCTCGCTCGGTTCGACCCTGGCCTTGCTGCGCGGTATCGGTCTGCTGCTGATCGGCATCTGGTTCGCCAACGGCTTGCTGGTGGTGGCGCACGGGCTGTTCCTGGTGGGCGTATTGCGCTTCACCCAGGTGCGCCTGTCATGGCGCTGGCTGCTGGTAGTCCCGCTGTGGTTCGCCTTGCTGCTGTTGCCCGTCGGGCCGCAGTGGTCGAACGTGATGCTGATGGCCAACTCGTTGCTGGTGGCACTGCTGACGCTCAAGGCCAGCCTGTTGTTGCGCCCGCACGGCCGCTCGCTGAGCGTTGGCGCGGTGCAGTTGCGCTATGTATTGCTGGTGCATGGGCTGTTCTACCTGGGCAAGGCGGCCATCGCCATCATCCCAGGTACGCTGATTGACCTGGCCACCTTCGGCGGGCTGATCATCCAGGTTTCCCTGGTGGAGGGAACGATGGCGATCATGCTCATCGCCTTGTCCATGACCGGCACTGTGCGCTACCGGCGCGAGGAGCGGATCGCCCGGCTGGCAGCGCGCGACCCGTTGACCGCGCTGTATAACCGGCGGGCCCTGGAGGTGCGCGCAGGGCAGTTCTTCAAGGACGTGAGCCCGGCGCAGCCCGGGGCCTTGCTGCTGATCGACATCGATAATTTCAAACTGGTCAACGACCTGCACGGGCATGTGGCAGGCGACCGCTTGCTGGTCGCCCTGGGCGAGATGATTCGCACGCTGTTGCCTGAGCGCTCGCTGGCAGCACGCTTGGGCGGCGATGAGTTCGTCATCCTGCTGTGGGGCACAAGCAGCGAACGGGTGCTGGAACTGGGCGGGTTGCTGCGTGAGCAGTTCCAGCAGTTTGCCAGCAACACGGCACCGACGCCGCAGCCTGTCACCTTGAGCATCGGTGCCAACCTGTTCGATCAGCCGCCGGCAAGCCTGGCGGCGCTGATCGAGCAGGGCGATGTGGCGTTGTACCAGTCCAAGCGCAGTGGACGGGACAGTATCCGTTTTGTCGAAAGGCCGATGGCCGACCTCGGCTGAGGGCCTTGAGCAAGGCCTTCTGCCGACGGCGGATCAACGGTCCGGAGTAGCCGGGATCAGGTCACCACCTGGTAGCACGGGACATACGCCGCGCCGCCAGGCAGTTTCATCCGGTGCTGGTCGACGAACGCCTGCAGCAGCCGGCCCAATGGGTCCAGCACGGCGCTGTCGCCACGGATCTGGTACGGCCCGTGTTCCTCGATCAGGCGGATGCCCTTGTCCTTGACGTTGCCTGCGACAATCCCGGAGAACGCCCGGCGCAGGTTGGCGGCCAGTTCATGGGCGGGCAGATCGCGCCGCAGCTCCAGGTCGGCCATGGCCTGGTGGGTCGGGTCGAACGGGCGCTGGAAGCTTTCTTCGATTTTCAGCAGCCAGTTGAAATGGAACGCATCGTTGCGCTCACGGCGGAACTGTTTGACCTCCTTGAGCCCTTCGACCATGTGTCGGGCCACTTCCGCCGGGTCGTCGATGATGATCTGGTACAGGCGATGCGCCGCTTCACCAAGCGTGGCGCCGACGAAGGCGTGCAATTGTTGCAGGTACGGCTCGGCGCTGCGCGGGCCGGTGAGCACCACCGGGAACGGCAGGCCCTGGTTGTCCGGGTGCATGAGGATGCCCAGCAGGTAGAGGAACTCCTCGGCCGTACCGGCACCGCCCGGGAAGATGATGATGCCGTGGCCGACACGGACGAAGGCTTCCAGGCGCTTCTCGATGTCCGGCAGGATCACCAGTTCGTTGACGATCGGGTTGGGTGCCTCGGCGGCAATGATCCCTGGCTCGGTAAGGCCCAGGTAGCGGCTGCCGTGCATGCGCTGCTTGGCGTGGGCAATGGTTGCGCCTTTCATCGGGCCCTTCATCACGCCCGGGCCGCAGCCGGTGCACACGTCCAGTTTGCGCAGGCCCAGTTCGTGGCCGACCTTCTTGGTGTACTGGTATTCCTCGCTGCTGATCGAATGGCCGCCCCAGCACACCACCATCTTCGGCTCCACGCCCGGGCGCAGGGTGCGGGCGTTGCGCAGCAGGTGGAACACATAGTCGGTGATGCCCTGGGAGCTTTCCAGGTCGATGCGCTGGCTGGCCAGCTCGCTTTCGGTGTAGACGATGTCGCGCAGGGCGCTGAACAGCATTTCACGGGTACTGGCGATCATCTCGCCATCGACGAAGGCGTCTGCTGGGGCATTCAGCAACTCCAGGCGCACGCCACGGTCCTGTTGGTGGATACGTACCTCGAAGTCCTGGTAGGCCTCGAGGATGGTCTTGGCATTGTCGACATGGGCGCCGGTGTTGAGGATGGCCAGGGCGCACTGGCGGAACAGGGTGTAAAGGCTACCGGTACCGACTTCACTCAGTTGCTGCACTTCACGTTGTGACAGCGTCTCCAGGCTGCCTTTGGGGCTGACGGATGCATTGATGACATGGCGTTGGGGCATCTAAGTCTTTCCTGTGCGGGTAAAACATCCTTCTTTGACCACACCATACCGAGAAATTTGAGCGGCAACGAGGGGAATACCAAAAAAGCTTGGGACCCGGGTGGCGACTTCGCGGGCAAACCCGGTGTCAGCTCATCCCAGCAACTTCTGTACGGCGAAGGTGATTGCCAGCCCACCCCCGATCAGCCACAGGTTCAGGATCGCCCCGGTGGCCAGCGCTCGCGGCCCGGCCTGGCGGATCTGGCTGAAGCGCGTTTCCATGCCCAGTGCAGTCATGGCCATGGTCAGGGCGAAGGTATCCAGGCTGTTGATGGCTTGTGTCACGCCACTTGGCAGCAACTGGGAGGAATTGACCAGCACCAGTGCAAGGAAGCCGAAGGCGAACCAGGGCATGGTAATGCGCCCGTTGCCCTGGGCCTGGCCCGGCTGGCGTGTGCGGCTGATCCACAGCCCCGCCAGCAACAGCACCGGCACCAGCAGCATCACCCGGGTCATCTTGACGATCGTGGCGATATGCGTGGCATCGGCACTGACATTGCTGGCCGCGCCAACCACCTGCGCCACCTCGTGAAGGGTGCCGCCGAGGAACAGGCCAGCGCCGAGGGTATCCAACTGCAGCCAGCCGGCGTTGATCGCCAGCGGGTAGAGGAACATCGACAGGGTGCCGAACAGCACCACGCTACCGACCGCCATGGCACTCTTGTGCGGGGCGCTGCGCAGGGCTGATTCGAACGCCAGTACCGCAGCGGCGCCGCAGATGGCGCTGCCCGCAGCGGTCAGCAAGGCGCTGTCGCGGTCCAGCTTGAACACCTTCATGCCGCACCACAAGCCGATCAACAGGGTGCTGCCCACCACCAGCACGGACACGATGAGCCCCGCCCAGCCGACTTCGGCGATTTCCTGCAGACTGACCCGCAGGCCGAAGAAGGCAACGGCAATGCGCAACAGGCCGCGCGCGGAGAAGTTGATGCCTGCAGCCCAGCTTGCGGATACCCCGTCGCGCAGCGCGTTGGCGTACAGCGCACCGGCGACGATACCGACAATCAGCGGGCTGATACCGAGGCTGGCGATGGCAGGCAGGGCGGCCAGCTGGGTGACCGCAAGCGCGAACAGCGCGACGAACAAAATGCCATTGAGCCGCCCGCGGGTGGAGAGGGTGGGTGCAATAACGGGGTTGGACGGTACCGTGGCCATGTGTGTCCTCCGGGTAGGTGTTTCGACATGGCTTACGTTAATCTGGTTATAAGCTTATAAAAAATCGTAATTTGGAATGGCAAATATCCGCAAAGCTGATATTTTCAATTCATGACCCCGGAACAGCTTATAACATTTGCCACCGTTGCCGAGCATGGCAACATCAGCCATGCGGCCCTGGCCCTGCACCTGTCGCAACCGGCGGTGTCAGGCCAGCTCAAACTGCTGCAGGAGACTTTTGGCGAGCCCCTCTACCAACGCGCCGGCCGCGGCGTGCGGCTGACAGCGGCCGGTGAACAATTGCTGGCCCATGCCGAGCGGCTGCGCGAAACCTTCCGCCAGGCCCAGGCGCTACGCGAGGCCATGTGCGGGCTGGAGCGTGGGACCCTGCGCATCGGCGCCAGTACCACGCCGGCCAGTTACCTGTTGCCCTACCTGATTGC harbors:
- the ppnN gene encoding nucleotide 5'-monophosphate nucleosidase PpnN, whose product is MPQRHVINASVSPKGSLETLSQREVQQLSEVGTGSLYTLFRQCALAILNTGAHVDNAKTILEAYQDFEVRIHQQDRGVRLELLNAPADAFVDGEMIASTREMLFSALRDIVYTESELASQRIDLESSQGITDYVFHLLRNARTLRPGVEPKMVVCWGGHSISSEEYQYTKKVGHELGLRKLDVCTGCGPGVMKGPMKGATIAHAKQRMHGSRYLGLTEPGIIAAEAPNPIVNELVILPDIEKRLEAFVRVGHGIIIFPGGAGTAEEFLYLLGILMHPDNQGLPFPVVLTGPRSAEPYLQQLHAFVGATLGEAAHRLYQIIIDDPAEVARHMVEGLKEVKQFRRERNDAFHFNWLLKIEESFQRPFDPTHQAMADLELRRDLPAHELAANLRRAFSGIVAGNVKDKGIRLIEEHGPYQIRGDSAVLDPLGRLLQAFVDQHRMKLPGGAAYVPCYQVVT
- a CDS encoding YeiH family protein, which codes for MATVPSNPVIAPTLSTRGRLNGILFVALFALAVTQLAALPAIASLGISPLIVGIVAGALYANALRDGVSASWAAGINFSARGLLRIAVAFFGLRVSLQEIAEVGWAGLIVSVLVVGSTLLIGLWCGMKVFKLDRDSALLTAAGSAICGAAAVLAFESALRSAPHKSAMAVGSVVLFGTLSMFLYPLAINAGWLQLDTLGAGLFLGGTLHEVAQVVGAASNVSADATHIATIVKMTRVMLLVPVLLLAGLWISRTRQPGQAQGNGRITMPWFAFGFLALVLVNSSQLLPSGVTQAINSLDTFALTMAMTALGMETRFSQIRQAGPRALATGAILNLWLIGGGLAITFAVQKLLG
- a CDS encoding GGDEF domain-containing protein: MALDPPTMLTISIALAAAAALYLAIEWRSVREPSLLFWSAGFATISLGSTLALLRGIGLLLIGIWFANGLLVVAHGLFLVGVLRFTQVRLSWRWLLVVPLWFALLLLPVGPQWSNVMLMANSLLVALLTLKASLLLRPHGRSLSVGAVQLRYVLLVHGLFYLGKAAIAIIPGTLIDLATFGGLIIQVSLVEGTMAIMLIALSMTGTVRYRREERIARLAARDPLTALYNRRALEVRAGQFFKDVSPAQPGALLLIDIDNFKLVNDLHGHVAGDRLLVALGEMIRTLLPERSLAARLGGDEFVILLWGTSSERVLELGGLLREQFQQFASNTAPTPQPVTLSIGANLFDQPPASLAALIEQGDVALYQSKRSGRDSIRFVERPMADLG
- a CDS encoding EAL domain-containing protein — its product is MDATFGSNSSRSQVVRQLTLVFSSLLLLILLLGLVSLYRIAESLDARERTQSRFHAESALAQLQKNERNYLVSYAVWQAAYDHLAGRVDRHWAYDEDNLGETLYSTDGYEGVFVLGDDGTHYALLEGQLSEQRFERHSGSRAQVLQRARQATTQEQQAASGYLVFDGQPALFTAAVIRPSSAAQPLPASGAVLVFVRVLSPKVLGQLGRSAGLAGFAVVAASQVQADQERLPLEDSGYALTWHIEQPGTELLKTVLLPLALALLIIALVMLLFARYAMRATASMDRSHHALAASKAALESSEARFKAVAEAASDWIWETDAQQRLTYLSPRFTELTGHTLERWLQRPISDLFDCDTGQVETWLHSLAGSESTGNLRCQYRDHQEQRRECRIAAKAIIEHKTCRGFRGTCTDITDEVAAHAQVQHLSLHDALTGLPNRNKLFRFLDDARGGEQALLMLDLDNFKPINDSLGHPAGDAVLIEVARRLGQVTRDTDLVARLGGDEFVIVLARPGKHDEVDRFCARVIETLKRPITFEQHKVQVGVSLGVVLSAEYPGSASDLIRYADVALYSAKQAGKHTWRYFSAQLNSALLEKRELERELREGIARGELRLHFQPRFKVDGVTVASAEALVRWQHPRLGLLRPDHFIALAEESDLIVQLGNWVLQEACRLARGWPLEILVSVNMSPAQFSRSDVVRDVADALRHTGLPAHRLELEITENVMLNDVEGALQTMNALKELGVRLNIDDFGTGYSSLGYLRTYPFDSIKIDKRFVQSLGTSSSDRSVVQAIINLGNAMGMTVTAEGVETAEQLALLNDDQCHEVQGYLLSRPVENQVLLALLGAGEIQPRETSQKVDPS